One window of the Candidatus Woesearchaeota archaeon genome contains the following:
- a CDS encoding translation initiation factor IF-2 subunit beta, with protein sequence MDYEDMLERARKNIPESLLKSERFEIPKVVGHIQGNRTVISNFYAIATTLRREPEHLLKFVLRELATPGEITSSSFIIGRKISAEMINQKIEQYAQTFVICRECKRPDTSIIKEKEATFLKCQACGARYPVETLK encoded by the coding sequence ATGGATTACGAAGATATGCTTGAGCGGGCAAGGAAAAACATACCTGAATCGCTTCTCAAATCAGAAAGGTTCGAGATTCCAAAAGTTGTCGGGCACATACAGGGAAACAGGACAGTAATAAGCAATTTTTACGCAATAGCAACCACTCTGCGCAGGGAGCCGGAGCATCTTCTCAAATTCGTTTTAAGGGAGCTTGCAACTCCGGGAGAGATAACCAGCAGCAGTTTCATAATCGGAAGAAAGATTTCAGCGGAAATGATAAACCAGAAGATAGAGCAGTATGCCCAGACATTTGTAATCTGCAGGGAATGCAAGAGGCCAGACACATCTATCATAAAGGAAAAGGAAGCAACATTTCTAAAGTGCCAGGCGTGCGGGGCAAGATATCCTGTTGAAACACTGAAGTAA